From Selenomonas ruminantium AC2024, a single genomic window includes:
- a CDS encoding head maturation protease, ClpP-related — MKKRKFWNWVRDSDTGERTLVLNGTIAEDSWFGDEVTPGIFRDELMKCDGNITVWINSPGGDVFAAAQIYNMLMDYKGNVTVRIDGLAASAATMIAMAGTTVEMSPVGMFMVHNPSTAVIGNTKEMQAAIQMLEEVKDSIINAYELKTGLPRQQLSDLMDAESWMNAKKAVELGFADKILFTNDEEEKNSEGAEAMLFSMRAVTNSLVDKIKAQSQHFTKVAAPDNRVSADALRSRLNLLIH; from the coding sequence ATGAAGAAGCGTAAGTTTTGGAACTGGGTGCGTGACTCTGATACAGGGGAACGCACCCTTGTGCTTAACGGCACTATTGCCGAGGATTCCTGGTTTGGCGATGAGGTCACGCCGGGAATCTTCCGTGATGAGCTGATGAAGTGCGATGGCAATATCACGGTCTGGATCAACAGTCCGGGCGGAGATGTGTTCGCGGCAGCTCAAATCTACAATATGCTGATGGACTACAAGGGGAATGTCACCGTCCGCATTGATGGGCTGGCTGCTTCGGCTGCAACCATGATTGCCATGGCTGGCACTACCGTTGAAATGTCCCCTGTGGGGATGTTCATGGTGCATAACCCCAGCACAGCAGTTATCGGCAACACCAAGGAAATGCAGGCTGCTATCCAGATGCTGGAAGAGGTGAAGGACAGCATCATCAATGCCTATGAACTGAAAACTGGATTGCCCCGTCAGCAACTGTCCGACCTTATGGATGCAGAAAGCTGGATGAATGCCAAGAAGGCCGTGGAACTGGGTTTTGCTGACAAGATTCTTTTTACCAACGATGAGGAGGAAAAAAACTCTGAAGGAGCGGAGGCGATGCTCTTTTCCATGAGGGCGGTCACCAATTCCCTCGTCGACAAAATCAAGGCGCAGTCTCAGCATTTCACTAAGGTCGCTGCGCCAGACAACCGTGTATCCGCAGACGCTCTCAGGAGCCGTCTTAACTTACTTATTCACTGA
- a CDS encoding phage portal protein translates to MNFFTKLFRSRDKPQNLYHFSGWPFVFGKSVSKQMVNEFTAMQTTAVYACVRILAESVAGLPLHVYEYKGQGKERVPHHPLYALLHDSPNPEMTSFTFRETAMIHLLLWGNSYSQIIRDGMGRVVGLYPLLPKHMSVDRDEHGEIVYTYTPSNDSNPNLKGAQQVQLRRQDVLHIPGLGFDGLVGYSPIAMARNAVGMTLACEEYGSAFFANGARPGGVLKHPGVLKDPSKLRESWQAVYGGTANTGKVVVLEEGVDYQQISIPPEEAQFLETRKFQIDEIARLYRVPPHMIGDLEKSSFNNIEQQSLEFVKYTLNPWVVRWEQSLQKALLSPAEQKRYFIKFNVDGLLRGDYQSRMAGYAVGRQNGWLSANDIREMENMNPIPDEEGGSLYLINGNLCKLRDAGLFGKTGGKNEEA, encoded by the coding sequence ATGAACTTTTTCACAAAACTTTTCCGCTCACGTGACAAGCCCCAGAATCTTTATCATTTCAGTGGTTGGCCATTTGTCTTCGGCAAATCTGTCAGTAAGCAGATGGTCAATGAATTCACAGCCATGCAGACCACAGCGGTGTATGCATGCGTCCGTATCTTGGCTGAGTCCGTTGCCGGATTGCCGCTTCATGTCTATGAGTACAAGGGACAGGGCAAGGAGCGTGTGCCACATCATCCGTTGTATGCATTGCTACACGACAGTCCCAATCCAGAAATGACTTCTTTCACATTTCGAGAAACGGCAATGATTCACCTGCTTTTGTGGGGGAATTCTTACTCCCAGATTATTAGGGACGGTATGGGGCGTGTGGTGGGGCTGTATCCGTTGCTCCCTAAACACATGAGCGTTGACCGAGATGAGCATGGTGAAATTGTTTATACTTACACGCCGAGCAATGACAGCAACCCCAATCTCAAAGGGGCACAGCAGGTGCAGCTCCGCAGACAGGATGTCTTGCATATTCCTGGGTTGGGCTTTGATGGGCTGGTGGGTTACTCGCCCATAGCCATGGCGCGTAACGCCGTGGGCATGACGTTGGCTTGTGAGGAATATGGCTCTGCGTTCTTTGCCAATGGGGCTCGACCGGGCGGTGTGCTCAAGCATCCAGGTGTCCTAAAAGACCCGTCCAAGCTACGAGAAAGCTGGCAGGCGGTCTATGGTGGCACAGCCAACACAGGCAAGGTCGTGGTGCTGGAGGAGGGCGTGGACTATCAGCAGATTTCCATCCCTCCGGAGGAGGCGCAGTTCCTCGAAACTCGCAAGTTTCAGATTGATGAGATTGCCAGGCTCTACCGAGTACCACCTCACATGATTGGCGACTTGGAAAAATCCAGCTTCAACAACATCGAGCAGCAGTCCCTGGAGTTCGTCAAATATACCCTCAATCCATGGGTGGTGCGCTGGGAGCAGTCCTTGCAGAAGGCGTTGCTCTCGCCAGCGGAGCAGAAGCGGTACTTCATCAAGTTTAATGTGGATGGGCTTTTGCGAGGGGACTACCAGAGCCGCATGGCAGGTTATGCCGTAGGCAGGCAGAACGGCTGGCTCTCAGCCAACGACATCCGTGAGATGGAGAACATGAATCCAATCCCGGACGAGGAGGGCGGTAGTCTGTATCTCATCAATGGCAACCTGTGCAAGCTTCGGGATGCGGGGCTGTTTGGAAAGACTGGAGGTAAAAATGAAGAAGCGTAA
- a CDS encoding type I restriction enzyme HsdR N-terminal domain-containing protein, which translates to MLIINKEQLQRIRQMQEKHKHFFQRWKESHKIAAVDFEIEDYDFTNERLPSVETIDDVDYYYDTIRQKHIRVTPEETVRQEVVSFLIDKLKVPAHMLRVEESLAHHVKNCLDRSDVVIMRMADDHESVIPLAVIECKREKLALDDNMIAQAKNYAEQLKCSFFMLTNGKKTLCFHMDVDNNILRIKSFREYTDMLNEEYTELPTESDFQRRTFDEIKDDPQYFVDAYEMGTETAENEEKMIFCSNLWECLLDDEYELVPYEYDIFTLLKDRGVRRISWGDAGGGTFNACRCRSFQISYQGKTKIISLAFSSYYGAVGVQDKTGLFVIIETKERIHSSLQIPMDAKNTLQTNGSMCSINHTGRITVGAIGSGKISDLRMLVQKKYPKIIDGQLFKLGTLPCERSLQLCDEEVCNFIENIISYALIRDDYREIRLREFP; encoded by the coding sequence GTGCTTATTATAAACAAGGAACAACTGCAACGAATAAGGCAAATGCAGGAAAAGCATAAGCATTTTTTTCAACGATGGAAAGAATCCCATAAAATAGCTGCTGTAGATTTTGAAATTGAGGATTACGACTTTACAAATGAGCGACTTCCATCCGTTGAAACAATCGATGATGTTGATTATTACTATGACACAATAAGACAAAAACATATCCGTGTTACACCAGAGGAAACCGTCCGGCAGGAAGTAGTTTCCTTCCTTATCGACAAATTGAAAGTTCCTGCGCATATGTTAAGGGTTGAGGAGTCCCTTGCCCACCATGTGAAAAATTGTTTAGACCGTAGCGATGTAGTTATCATGCGCATGGCTGATGACCATGAATCTGTTATTCCCCTTGCTGTTATAGAATGCAAACGTGAGAAACTGGCTCTCGATGATAACATGATTGCTCAGGCTAAAAATTATGCCGAGCAGCTCAAATGCAGTTTTTTCATGCTGACAAATGGCAAGAAAACACTATGTTTTCACATGGATGTAGATAATAACATTTTACGCATCAAAAGTTTTCGCGAATATACGGATATGCTGAATGAAGAATATACAGAGTTACCTACAGAATCCGATTTTCAACGTCGTACCTTTGATGAAATAAAAGACGATCCCCAATATTTTGTTGATGCATATGAAATGGGTACCGAAACAGCAGAGAATGAAGAAAAAATGATATTCTGCTCTAATCTTTGGGAATGCTTACTCGATGATGAGTATGAACTTGTTCCCTACGAGTATGATATTTTTACCTTGTTGAAGGATCGTGGCGTGAGGAGAATATCATGGGGCGATGCCGGTGGAGGCACTTTTAACGCCTGCAGATGTCGTTCTTTCCAGATAAGTTATCAAGGCAAAACGAAAATTATTTCCTTGGCATTTTCCAGTTATTATGGTGCAGTAGGGGTGCAAGATAAGACAGGCCTTTTCGTTATAATTGAAACCAAAGAGCGTATACATTCATCTTTGCAAATCCCCATGGACGCTAAAAACACACTGCAAACAAATGGCTCTATGTGCAGTATCAATCACACGGGGAGAATAACAGTTGGTGCTATTGGCTCCGGTAAAATATCCGACTTACGAATGCTTGTCCAAAAAAAATATCCCAAAATTATAGATGGACAGTTGTTCAAATTAGGCACTCTGCCTTGTGAACGGAGTTTACAGCTTTGTGATGAAGAAGTATGCAATTTCATAGAAAATATTATCTCCTATGCCCTTATCAGAGACGATTACAGAGAGATACGCTTACGTGAATTTCCCTGA
- a CDS encoding phage major capsid protein — protein sequence MATIMELRTKRAQLWEGAKAFLDSHTDKDGKLSAEDAAAYDKMEADVVALGKDIERMERKMAIDAELAKPTSEPIVNKPATKMPEKTGRAADEYRKAMLAAIRSNFRNVSNVLQEGVDTDGGYLVPEEYDSRLIDVLNEECIMRNLGTKITTSGERKINIAATKPAASWIEEGGALSFGDATFDQIIMDAYKLHVAIKVTEELLYDSAFNLESYIIQQFGKAIANAEEDAFLNGDGNHKPTGLLTTAQTGVTTNGASITADDLIELVYKLKRPYRKSAAFIVNDQTLAAIRKLKDANQAYMWQPSYQMGEPDRLLGYPIHTTPFMPTAEAGKAALVFGDYSYYNIGDRGARSIQELRELFAGNGMIAFVMKERVDGKLVLPEAVQMLKIKGTAGKG from the coding sequence ATGGCAACGATTATGGAACTTCGTACGAAAAGAGCACAGCTTTGGGAAGGTGCCAAGGCTTTTTTGGACAGTCACACGGATAAGGACGGCAAGCTTTCTGCTGAAGATGCTGCCGCCTACGACAAAATGGAGGCAGATGTGGTGGCTCTCGGCAAGGATATCGAGCGCATGGAACGGAAGATGGCGATTGACGCAGAACTTGCCAAGCCCACATCTGAGCCGATTGTCAACAAACCTGCCACCAAGATGCCAGAGAAAACGGGCAGGGCAGCAGATGAATACCGCAAGGCTATGCTTGCCGCCATCCGCAGCAATTTCCGCAACGTATCCAACGTCCTGCAGGAAGGTGTTGATACCGATGGCGGTTATTTAGTGCCGGAGGAATACGACAGCCGCCTGATTGATGTATTGAATGAGGAGTGCATTATGCGTAACCTCGGTACGAAAATTACCACCAGTGGTGAGCGCAAAATCAACATCGCTGCCACCAAACCTGCTGCATCGTGGATTGAGGAAGGTGGGGCACTTAGCTTTGGCGATGCCACCTTCGACCAGATTATCATGGATGCCTACAAGCTCCATGTGGCGATCAAGGTTACGGAGGAACTTTTGTACGATAGCGCCTTTAATCTGGAGAGTTACATCATTCAGCAGTTCGGCAAGGCTATCGCCAATGCCGAGGAGGATGCCTTCCTCAATGGTGACGGCAACCACAAGCCCACCGGCCTTTTGACCACGGCGCAGACTGGTGTCACCACCAACGGTGCATCCATCACGGCAGATGACCTTATTGAACTAGTCTACAAACTTAAGCGTCCTTACCGCAAGAGTGCAGCCTTTATCGTCAACGACCAGACCTTGGCGGCAATCCGCAAGCTGAAGGATGCCAACCAGGCGTATATGTGGCAGCCTTCCTACCAGATGGGCGAGCCTGACCGTCTGTTGGGCTATCCGATTCACACTACGCCTTTTATGCCTACGGCAGAGGCGGGCAAGGCGGCGTTGGTGTTCGGTGATTACAGCTACTACAACATCGGTGACCGTGGCGCCCGTTCCATTCAGGAACTGCGCGAGCTGTTCGCCGGTAACGGCATGATTGCCTTTGTCATGAAGGAACGTGTGGACGGCAAGCTGGTACTGCCGGAAGCGGTGCAGATGCTGAAAATCAAAGGTACTGCTGGCAAGGGCTGA